The following proteins come from a genomic window of Winogradskyella sp. PC-19:
- a CDS encoding MFS transporter — MEKIQNQKHTKETLYYSISRMLERASYYGFRALVVLYMVGETLKMERTEALSIYGWFTASLVFSQIVGALFGDLLIGNKKSIIIGGIIQAIGAFSLCIPSTTGLYLGLFLVVLGSGFFTPNVISNFGKTYLNKTKLLDSGFTIFYLAINLGSFLGILLIGYLGEKYGYNIGFVLSGILMLISIIPIVLTKEKRLDEIEKNEFPISKRILNILIAFIVVGLFWGFYELSSIRTFDLQLQLSEISTLGIPNHLWQSINSIFILPISIIAIILWTYFYSSQFFKLMLGFVFGVISFGILFLIPEIPTEQHTITYLISLFFLAISEIHIAPIIHSVLTKYSNPKYLAILISLAFLPTKLIYFVFGLFNDKLYDNPMLGLKIGIVGMIIIGIGLIGYVVWNKNYLQHRV, encoded by the coding sequence ATGGAAAAAATTCAGAATCAGAAACACACAAAAGAAACTCTCTACTACTCTATTTCCAGAATGTTGGAAAGAGCATCTTATTATGGTTTTAGAGCTCTTGTGGTTCTTTATATGGTTGGAGAGACGCTGAAAATGGAAAGAACTGAAGCATTAAGCATTTATGGTTGGTTTACAGCTTCATTAGTTTTTTCTCAAATCGTTGGAGCTCTTTTTGGAGACTTACTAATCGGAAATAAAAAATCAATAATAATAGGTGGAATTATTCAAGCAATCGGAGCTTTTAGTTTGTGCATTCCTTCCACAACTGGACTTTATTTAGGTTTATTTCTTGTCGTTTTAGGAAGTGGGTTTTTCACACCAAATGTCATCTCAAATTTTGGAAAGACGTATTTGAATAAGACTAAACTTTTAGATTCAGGATTCACGATATTTTATCTCGCAATAAATTTAGGTTCATTTTTGGGTATTTTATTAATTGGTTATTTAGGAGAAAAATATGGCTACAATATTGGATTCGTTTTATCTGGAATCTTAATGTTAATCTCAATAATTCCAATCGTTCTTACAAAGGAAAAAAGATTGGATGAAATTGAGAAAAATGAGTTTCCAATAAGTAAAAGAATTTTAAACATCTTAATTGCATTTATTGTTGTTGGTTTATTTTGGGGATTCTACGAATTATCAAGCATTCGGACTTTTGATTTACAATTACAATTGAGCGAAATATCAACTTTAGGTATTCCAAATCATTTATGGCAATCAATCAACTCTATTTTCATTTTACCCATTAGTATAATTGCAATTATTTTGTGGACATATTTTTACAGTAGTCAATTCTTTAAATTAATGCTTGGGTTTGTTTTTGGAGTAATATCATTTGGAATATTGTTTCTGATTCCAGAAATACCGACTGAACAGCATACAATAACTTATTTGATTTCATTATTTTTTCTTGCAATTTCGGAAATTCATATTGCACCAATAATTCATTCGGTTTTAACAAAATATTCTAATCCAAAATATTTAGCAATTCTAATTAGTTTGGCATTCCTGCCTACAAAATTAATTTATTTCGTTTTTGGGTTGTTTAATGACAAATTATATGATAACCCAATGTTAGGGCTGAAAATTGGTATTGTAGGAATGATTATTATCGGAATTGGACTAATTGGATATGTAGTGTGGAATAAAAACTACCTACAACACCGTGTATAA
- a CDS encoding DUF6794 domain-containing protein yields MKFSTILLLLIFSIPIFGQETKSPKNLKKAVSYLNVHASDSIKSQIKRSGNDTIKKISYPWGGEYKTIFNWTDRDNYGSRIVKYLDNKGVSQHQTEVILIAFKEYLNNGEFNEQKIIEPFKKLEFKWNEENKVRHTTDSLRGHYIPKDLDDAINSLNKIYSDSLKVKITKLTEKEYINGNYRFGIGLWMRNNWQLWGGSRLSKFFRDNKIGHPESMSVVILESFYRSLKNEDIRFEEQVKEYVEWEEKAKADELEREKKELEEKRETFAEFNIGDVLEFNYNYEFTSQSQEDKWMDDTCIVKGILIEKDAENLKINVKVLESCDRKGIVIYNNDNIRILNEKTKKWTRPEKRIVKYLKKGKSAWFEIDDWDLE; encoded by the coding sequence ATGAAATTCTCGACTATTTTACTGCTTTTAATCTTTTCTATTCCAATATTCGGACAAGAAACCAAATCACCAAAAAATTTAAAAAAAGCAGTTTCTTATCTAAATGTTCACGCTTCTGACAGTATTAAAAGTCAAATTAAGAGAAGTGGAAACGATACTATTAAAAAGATAAGTTATCCTTGGGGCGGAGAATACAAGACGATTTTCAATTGGACTGATAGAGATAATTATGGTTCAAGAATTGTAAAGTATTTGGACAACAAAGGTGTGTCACAACATCAAACTGAAGTTATTTTGATTGCCTTTAAAGAATATCTGAACAACGGAGAATTTAATGAACAAAAGATAATTGAACCTTTTAAAAAATTAGAGTTCAAATGGAACGAGGAAAATAAAGTCAGACATACAACAGATAGTTTGCGAGGACATTATATTCCAAAAGACCTTGATGATGCTATAAATTCACTAAATAAGATTTATTCAGACAGCTTAAAAGTAAAAATCACAAAACTTACTGAAAAAGAATATATTAATGGAAATTACAGATTTGGAATTGGATTATGGATGAGAAATAACTGGCAACTTTGGGGAGGTTCTCGTCTTTCTAAATTTTTCAGAGATAATAAAATTGGTCATCCAGAATCAATGTCTGTTGTGATTTTAGAAAGCTTTTACCGTTCTTTAAAGAATGAAGACATCAGATTTGAGGAACAAGTAAAAGAATATGTAGAATGGGAAGAAAAAGCAAAAGCGGATGAATTAGAACGAGAGAAAAAAGAATTGGAAGAAAAGAGAGAGACATTCGCTGAATTTAATATTGGCGATGTTTTGGAGTTCAATTATAACTATGAATTTACCAGCCAAAGTCAGGAAGACAAATGGATGGACGACACTTGTATTGTTAAAGGAATTCTAATTGAAAAAGATGCAGAAAATTTAAAAATCAATGTCAAGGTTCTTGAAAGTTGTGATAGGAAAGGTATCGTAATTTATAATAATGATAACATTCGGATTTTAAATGAGAAAACTAAAAAATGGACTCGTCCAGAGAAAAGAATAGTAAAATATTTAAAAAAAGGGAAATCTGCGTGGTTTGAAATTGATGATTGGGATTTGGAATAA